A genomic window from Nocardioides rotundus includes:
- a CDS encoding DUF58 domain-containing protein, producing the protein MRESLSALTLRGRAFVAAGVAAVVCAVLMDQPALGRVGVLVLVLPFVSAYLIGRAKYRLSLVRSVSPQVVPAGQPAQVRLTLTNEGRTPSGMLMLEDQIPYVLGTRPRFLLDGIRHGWRRELDYQVRSDLRGRYQIGPMTVRVSDPFGMVELGHAFHAVTQLTVTPRIVPLAPIALAGAWSGSGDNRPRAFATGSAEDVTVREYRRGDDLRRVHWRSSARVGELMVRREEQPWQSRATVFLDERAVAHRGRGLGSSLETAVHVAASVISHLEGRGYAVRLVTAAGGEEAVAWHTRGRAADATELLEALAVVHPSDQPRMATGWLGDHGGGDLVVAVLGHLDERDLAILARMRGRSSAGIAIALDTATWATARSGDPSSATALGQQGWRTTVLASGERFDRAWERLSAVPSEGAGRVS; encoded by the coding sequence GTGCGCGAGTCACTGTCCGCGCTGACGCTGCGGGGGCGCGCCTTCGTGGCGGCCGGGGTGGCCGCGGTGGTGTGCGCGGTGCTGATGGACCAGCCCGCGCTCGGGCGGGTCGGCGTCCTCGTGCTCGTGCTGCCCTTCGTGTCGGCGTACCTCATCGGGCGGGCGAAGTACCGCCTCTCCCTGGTCCGCTCCGTCTCGCCACAGGTGGTGCCCGCCGGGCAGCCGGCGCAGGTGCGGCTGACGCTCACCAACGAGGGCCGCACCCCCTCGGGGATGCTCATGCTGGAGGACCAGATCCCCTACGTGCTGGGCACCCGGCCCCGGTTCCTGCTCGACGGGATCCGGCACGGATGGCGCCGCGAGCTGGACTACCAGGTGCGCTCGGACCTGCGCGGCCGCTATCAGATCGGCCCGATGACGGTGCGGGTCAGCGACCCCTTCGGCATGGTCGAGCTGGGGCACGCCTTCCACGCGGTCACCCAGCTCACCGTGACCCCGCGGATCGTCCCGCTCGCGCCGATCGCCCTCGCCGGGGCGTGGAGCGGCTCCGGCGACAACCGGCCGCGGGCCTTCGCCACCGGCAGCGCCGAGGACGTGACCGTGCGGGAGTACCGCCGCGGCGACGACCTGCGCCGGGTGCACTGGCGCAGCTCGGCGCGCGTCGGCGAGCTGATGGTGCGGCGCGAGGAGCAGCCCTGGCAGAGCCGGGCCACGGTCTTCCTCGACGAGCGGGCGGTGGCCCACCGGGGCCGCGGCCTGGGGTCGTCGCTGGAGACGGCGGTCCACGTGGCCGCGTCGGTGATCAGCCACCTCGAGGGGCGGGGGTACGCCGTACGCCTGGTCACCGCCGCCGGCGGCGAGGAGGCCGTCGCCTGGCACACCCGCGGGCGGGCCGCCGACGCGACCGAGCTGCTCGAGGCGCTCGCCGTGGTCCACCCCTCCGACCAGCCGCGGATGGCCACCGGGTGGCTCGGCGACCACGGGGGCGGCGACCTGGTCGTGGCCGTCCTCGGTCACCTCGACGAGCGCGACCTGGCGATCCTCGCCCGGATGCGCGGCCGCTCCAGCGCCGGCATCGCGATCGCCCTCGACACCGCGACCTGGGCGACGGCGCGCAGCGGCGACCCCAGCTCCGCCACCGCGCTGGGCCAGCAGGGGTGGCGCACCACCGTGCTCGCCTCCGGCGAGCGCTTCGACCGGGCCTGGGAGCGGCTGAGCGCCGTCCCCTCCGAGGGTGCCGGGAGGGTCTCGTGA
- a CDS encoding AAA family ATPase yields the protein METHDAQAADLGTLERITGRIRENVERVIEGKPDVVSSAIIVLLAEGHLLIEDVPGVGKTMLSKALARSIDSTVRRIQFTPDLLPSDVTGVSIFNQDTRTFEFRPGGVFANIVVGDEINRASPKTQSALLECMEERQVTVDTTTYPLEAPFMVIATQNPVEMEGTYALPEAQRDRFMARVSVGYPVESAELAMLDGHTARNPLDDLEPVADAAEVRKLIEIVNQVYVSPAVQQYVVALARATRDSLELTLGASPRASLHLARAAKARAAMHGRDYVIPDDVAALTGPVLAHRLVPSVEAAMGGRDAERILESIVAGVPAPAAHHG from the coding sequence GTGGAGACGCACGACGCGCAGGCGGCGGACCTGGGGACCCTGGAGCGGATCACCGGACGCATCCGGGAGAACGTGGAGCGCGTCATCGAGGGCAAGCCCGACGTCGTCTCCTCGGCGATCATCGTGCTCCTGGCCGAGGGCCACCTGCTGATCGAGGACGTCCCCGGCGTCGGCAAGACCATGCTCAGCAAGGCGCTGGCCCGCAGCATCGACTCCACGGTCCGGCGCATCCAGTTCACGCCCGACCTGCTGCCCTCGGACGTCACCGGGGTGTCGATCTTCAACCAGGACACCCGGACCTTCGAGTTCCGCCCCGGCGGGGTCTTCGCCAACATCGTCGTCGGCGACGAGATCAACCGCGCCTCCCCCAAGACCCAGTCCGCGCTCCTGGAGTGCATGGAGGAGCGGCAGGTCACCGTGGACACCACGACCTATCCGCTCGAGGCGCCCTTCATGGTCATCGCGACCCAGAACCCGGTCGAGATGGAGGGCACCTACGCCCTCCCCGAGGCGCAGCGCGACCGCTTCATGGCCCGGGTCTCGGTCGGCTACCCCGTGGAGAGCGCCGAGCTGGCGATGCTCGACGGGCACACCGCCCGCAACCCGCTGGACGACCTGGAGCCGGTGGCCGACGCCGCCGAGGTGCGCAAGCTGATCGAGATCGTCAACCAGGTCTACGTCTCACCCGCGGTCCAGCAGTACGTCGTCGCGCTGGCGCGCGCCACGCGCGACTCCCTGGAGCTGACCCTCGGCGCCTCGCCGCGCGCCTCCCTGCACCTGGCCCGCGCCGCCAAGGCCCGGGCTGCGATGCACGGCCGCGACTACGTCATCCCCGACGACGTCGCCGCCCTCACCGGTCCGGTCCTCGCGCACCGGCTGGTGCCCTCAGTGGAGGCCGCCATGGGCGGACGCGACGCGGAGCGGATCCTGGAGTCCATCGTCGCCGGCGTCCCGGCCCCGGCCGCGCACCACGGCTGA
- the mraZ gene encoding division/cell wall cluster transcriptional repressor MraZ — translation MFTGTYTPKLDEKGRLFLPAKFRDELEEGLMVTRGQERCLAIYSLSTFEEQAERLRQASFTNKAIRGYARMFGSGAFQEKPDKQGRITIAPLLREYAGLTKDVVVIGSVNQIEIWDPTKWQEYLTEQEEAFSDLSEEIFPGI, via the coding sequence ATGTTCACCGGCACCTACACCCCGAAGCTGGACGAGAAGGGCCGCCTCTTCCTCCCGGCGAAGTTCCGCGACGAGCTGGAGGAGGGGTTGATGGTCACGCGTGGGCAGGAGCGCTGCCTGGCGATCTACTCCCTGTCCACGTTCGAGGAGCAGGCCGAGCGCCTGCGCCAGGCCTCGTTCACCAACAAGGCCATCCGCGGCTACGCCCGGATGTTCGGCTCCGGGGCCTTCCAGGAGAAGCCGGACAAGCAGGGGCGGATCACCATCGCGCCGCTGCTGAGGGAGTACGCCGGCCTCACCAAGGACGTCGTGGTCATCGGCTCGGTCAACCAGATCGAGATCTGGGACCCGACGAAGTGGCAGGAGTACCTCACCGAGCAGGAGGAGGCCTTCTCCGACCTCAGCGAGGAGATCTTCCCCGGCATCTGA
- the rsmH gene encoding 16S rRNA (cytosine(1402)-N(4))-methyltransferase RsmH, whose product MVDARHVPVLLDRVVALLAPALDEEGAVLVDATLGLGGHSEAVLARCELARVVGIDRDPEALRRAGERLAGFGDRFTAVHAVYDEIPAVLDELGLASVRGVLFDLGVSSMQLDVPERGFAYAVDAPLDMRMDGSTGPTAADVLNDYSVGDLTRVLSTYGEERFARRIAQAIVREREREPFSTSARLVALLYDTIPAPARRTGGHPAKRTFQALRMEVNDELAVLRRALPAAIDAISVGGRVVVESYHSLEDRLVKQAFAEASSSDVPPDLPVVPEDRQPTCRVITRGAERADDAEIAANPRAASVRLRALERVRPVRTTTGAAR is encoded by the coding sequence ATGGTCGACGCCCGCCACGTCCCGGTCCTGCTGGACCGGGTCGTCGCGCTTCTCGCGCCCGCCCTCGACGAGGAGGGTGCCGTCCTGGTCGACGCCACCCTCGGTCTGGGCGGGCACAGCGAGGCGGTGCTCGCCCGCTGCGAGCTGGCCCGCGTGGTCGGCATCGACCGGGACCCCGAGGCGCTGCGACGCGCGGGGGAGCGGCTGGCCGGCTTCGGCGACCGGTTCACCGCGGTGCACGCGGTGTACGACGAGATCCCGGCCGTGCTCGACGAGCTCGGCCTGGCGTCGGTCCGCGGCGTGCTCTTCGACCTCGGTGTCTCCTCCATGCAGCTCGACGTCCCCGAGCGCGGCTTCGCCTACGCCGTCGACGCGCCCTTGGACATGCGGATGGACGGCAGCACCGGCCCCACCGCCGCCGACGTGCTCAACGACTACTCCGTGGGCGACCTGACCCGGGTGCTCTCGACCTACGGCGAGGAGCGCTTCGCCCGGCGGATCGCCCAGGCGATCGTCCGCGAGCGGGAGCGTGAGCCGTTCAGCACCTCCGCGCGGCTGGTCGCCCTGCTCTACGACACCATCCCCGCGCCGGCCCGGCGCACCGGCGGCCACCCCGCCAAGCGCACCTTCCAGGCGCTGCGGATGGAGGTCAACGACGAGCTGGCCGTGCTGCGCCGCGCGCTGCCGGCGGCGATCGACGCCATCTCCGTCGGCGGACGGGTCGTCGTGGAGTCCTACCACTCCCTGGAGGACCGCCTGGTGAAGCAGGCCTTCGCCGAGGCGAGCAGCAGCGACGTACCCCCCGACCTGCCGGTGGTCCCCGAGGACCGCCAGCCCACCTGCCGGGTGATCACCCGCGGCGCCGAGCGCGCCGACGACGCGGAGATCGCCGCGAACCCCCGCGCCGCCTCGGTCCGGCTGCGCGCCCTCGAACGTGTCCGTCCCGTCCGCACCACCACAGGAGCCGCCCGATGA